The region AATTTTCCGAGCCAATAAATAACATGTAAAAATCGGTCTGGCTCTGTTGCAGAACCAAAGTCATCATAAATATCTAAAATTTCCTCAAAAGTCCTACCCAGAATATTCGCTGCATGAGAAATGGCTTTCTCTTTTTCTATTTGAGATAATTTTTCATTATACGAAACTGCTTGTTCCAGTTTGTTCCAATCGCGTGATACTTCGCCGGCGTCATCAAGCAAAACCCTATTTTTTATCTTATGGGATTCAATAAAAATAAAGGTCAAATGTGTCAAAATATCGTAGATGTCTGAACGCCCTCGCGTAATCTCCACATTCATTTGTTCTTCGTCTATGCGATAACAATTGCGTCTTCTTTTTGGGGGAACAATCGCCTGAAAATGGGATTTAGAATAGCCTTCATCCGAAGTTAGATTAATAAAACGACATTCTTCAATTCCTACCGGAAGCCGCTCAATAACGTATAAAAGTCCTTTTAGTTCTACTTTTTCTTCGGCAATATTTCCATAAATCTCCGGACGCAAAGCCAATAAAGCTTCACGCAAAGTATCACCCGAAACTCCCATAGGTTTATAGAAACCTCGGTTAAATAAATGGCGCATTGTGATGTACATTTTTTCAATTGCCGCCGATGATTCCTGCGCTCTGGATCTTGATATATTTTTAGTTTCTTTCATTTTAATGTTTTTTAATAACCAAAGTATTATTTTAGTTTGTCTTTAACAAATCCACAATCTTCCTATCATTAGACAATCTTGGGATTTTATTTTGACCGCCCAATTTCCCGATGGATTTCATATAATCCTGAAAACCATTTTTCGCAACCTTTGTAATTACTAGTTGCTGCAATACTTTTCCGGCAATCAAATCGTCATAATAGACATTTTGTTTGCGCATGGCGTTGTCTAAGGCTTTCGCAAAAGTACCTCTGTCTTTAGGTTCGTTTTCAAATTCGATAAACCATTCATGGTACGGCAATCCTTCTACTGGTGTGATTTGAGGCGCTACTGTAAACTCATTTACCCGAATATCAGTTCCCAGCATCGCTTCCTGTAAAGCACATTCTACCTCCTTGCCGATTACATGTTCTCCAAAAGCCGAAATATAATGTTTGATCCTTCCCGATACAATTATTCGATATGGTTTTAATGAGGTAAACTGAACCGTGTCGCCAATATTGTAACCCCAAAGTCCCGCATTGGTAGAAATAATCAACACATAATTTACATTTAATTCCACTTCGCCAATGGTATACCGTCTTGGATTTTCGGTAAAAAACTCGTCACTTTTCACAAATTCATAGAAAATACCGGCATTGAGTAAGAGCAGCATTCCTTTTTCCTTTTGAGAATCCTGATAGGCAAAAAAACCTTCCGAAGCCGGGAATAACTCGATGCTGTCAACCTTTCTTCCTATTAAATTTTCAAATTTTGCTCTGTAAGGTTCGTAATTCACTCCTCCATAAATAAACAGATTGAAATTCTTAAAAATTTCTCCTATGCTTTTCCCTCCCTTTTGCTGTAATCGCTCAAAATACATTTGAACCCAAGATGGAATTCCGGAAATTACTGCCATATTTTCATGGTAAGTCTCTTCGACTATTGCATCAATTTTGGTTTCCCAATCCTCGATACAATTGGTTTCAAAAGAAGGCATGCGGTTTTTTTGTAAATATTTAGGAACAAAATGAGCCACAATACCCGATAATCTTCCAAATTGTATTCCGTTTTTTTCTTCTAAAATTGGACTTCCTTGTAAGAAAATCATCTTACCGTCAACAAAATCCGCTTTTCCTGTTTCATGGATATAAAGCAAAATAGCATTTCGCGCGGCTTCAATATGATAAGGCATTGATTCCTTGGTGAGCGGAATGTATTTGGCACCAGATGTAGTTCCCGAAGTCTTGGCAAAATAAAGTGGTTTTCCTTTCCATAAGATATTCTCCTCTCCTTTTACCACTCTTTCTACATACGGCTTTAGATCTTCATAGTCCCTTATTGGAACCCGTTTTGCAAAATCTTCGTATGTTTTTATCTGGTCAAAATGATGGTCAATACCAAATTGTGTTTGTTTGGCCTGCTTTATTAAGTCAAGGAAAACTGCTTTTTGACTTGCAACAGGTTTAGTAGCCCAAGCCTGGGTTTTCGTATGTATTTTTTTGGCAAATAATTTTGCCGCAACGGATTTTATTGACATTTATTCGTACTTATTTGGATATTTTTTGCCCAGCTCACTTAAATACTGGCCGTTTTTTATTAGCATGTACAGGCTATTTGGACTTTTTCTTAATCTCTTTTGAAGGAACTGATTGCGCCTTTTTTTCCTCTTTTGCTACTTCGTCCCTTAATTCCAATTCCTCTTTGGATGCTTTTAAATCAACATGAGGTGGCTGTGCATCAGTAGAATCCAAAATCGAATCTTTATTAAATTTAGCATATTCCAGTTCTCCGTTGAGTACTTTTTGGATAGATAAAATATAAGCTTCATTTTTTTTCAATGCCGTTGTCAAGGAATCTGATTTTAAAGCTAATTCCGTAGCATCTCTTTTTAATTTAGAAGAGGAATATCCCGGAATAAATTCACGCAAAGGCGTAAAGGCTATGATAAAAGTGGTTATTAAAATTAATAAAATTGCACCTATGGAGGCCACCACAAAAACATTCATTAAGGTTAGTCTTAAAGAAAAAGTTTCTTCAAAAGTATCTTCATTCAAAATAACCAAGCGGTTTTTTGTGAATAATTTACTGTGGATTTTTTTTCTTTTTAATCTTTTTCCTGACATGTTTTTTCTTTATCATACAAATATAATAATTAATGTCAATGATAACACTTTGCAAGTACACTTAGAACTTAATTGAAAAAGGGATTTGTTTTAATAAATTTTTAACTCCCCAAAAACTAAATAATTATCTTAAAATGAGTTCCTATTAAGTTATTCTAATTATCTTTGTCGCCAGTTTTATTACAAATTTGCTTCGGCAATAAATCATATTCAATCATGGGAAGATTTGGAGTTACAGAAATCCTAGTTATTTTAGCAGTAGTTTTATTACTTTTTGGAGGTAAAAAAATTCCAGAATTAATGAAAGGTTTAGGAAGCGGAATTAAAGAATTCAAAAATGCCGCCAAAGAAGATCAGCCTGCTGATAAAAAAGAAGAAAGCGAAAACGAAAAAAAATAAAAAAAGTCCCGAGATTCGGGACTTTTTTTATGACTTTAAATAATCATTGTCAGCTGAATGCTTCAAATATTCAATTAAAATCAGCTTATAAAATTCTATTTATTTTTCTTACTTTATATTTTTTTTGAAAGATTTTACTTATTACATTTACGCTGAAAATTTTAACTTCTAAAAAATGAAAAAAATATTATTAGTAGTTGCTTTAGCTTCATTTGGTTTTACTAATGCACAAGTAAAAGAAAAAGGGGTAATTGAAATTACACCAAAAATTGGAACTTCAAGCTTTTCAGAATACAATGAAGAAAATAATTCTACTGAATTTAATTCAGGAGTAGAATTAGGAGCAACAGTTGATTATTATTTTAATAACAGATGGAGTTTGCGTTCTGGATTAATTTTTGATAAAATGGGAGGTAAATATGATGTTGGTGATCCTTTTTTATGGGAAGATCAATTAAATTATTTAAGTATTCCTGTCAATGCCAACTGGCACTTTGGTAGCACTAGAAAATGGAACTTAAATTTTGGATTAGCTCCTTCATTTTTAATGAGTGCAAAATTAAAAGAAAATGGATATACTAGTGATATTCCCAGTAGTGAAATAAAATCTTTCCAATTAGGTTTCACTTTTGGGATTGGTTATAAAATAGGAATTACCGAAAAATTTGGGATTTTAATAGATGCACAATGGTTTAATGGTTTAACAAATATTAATAAAACCAATAGTTCAGAAATAACAAATGGAGGTTATAGCTTTAATTTAGGTGGCGTTATTCAGCTATAAAAGATATAAACTAATCATATTACTAAAAAACCAGTTTCTTTATATTGAAACTGGTTTTTTTATGCTTTACAAAATCATCGTCAATTGAATTCGTTTTCTGTCCTCATCCACTTCGGTGACTTTTACTTCTACGTGTTGGTGCAATTTTACCACTTCATTTACATCCGAAACAAAACCGGCTTTGAGCTGGGAAATGTGAACCAGCCCGCTTTCTTTGATTCCGATATCTACAAAACAACCAAAATTAGTGATGTTATTGACAATTCCCGGGAGAATCATCCCTGATTTTACATCTTTGATCGATTTTACATTGGGATCAAATTCAAACACTTTGGCTGATTTTCTAGGATCTAATCCTGGTTTTTCGAGCTCTTTTATAATGTCTTTTAGAGTTAATAAACCTATTTCGGGCGTTACATAATTTTCTGCTTTTATTAAAGCCGTTCTCTCCTTGTTGGCAATCAAATCATCAACCGAAAGCTTTAAATCTTTGGCCATTTTTTCTACAATTCCATAGGCTTCGGGATGTACAGCGGAATTGTCCAACGGATTTTTGGCATTCGAAATTCGGATAAAAGCCGCTCCTTGCTGATAGGCTTTTTCGCCCAAACGAGGCACTTTTTTAAGCTGTTTTCTATTTTCAAATGGACCGTTTTCTGAACGGTAATTCACAATATTTTCGGCCAACTTCTCTCCTATTCCACTCACATAACTCAACAAATGTTTACTTGCTGTGTTGATATTAATTCCAACCGAGTTCACGCAACGAATCACCGTATTGTCTAATTCTTCTTTCAATTTATTCTGATCTACATCATGCTGGTATTGGCCTACGCCAATGGCTTTAGGATCAATTTTTACCAATTCGGCCAAAGGATCTGACAATCTTCGACCAATTGAAACCGAACCGCGAACGGTTACATCATAATTTGGAAATTCCTCTCTCGCAATCTTAGATGCCGAATAAACCGAGGCTCCAGCTTCAGAAACTATAAATACTTGCACTGGTTTATCAAAAGCAATTTTTTTGATAAAGAATTCCGTTTCTCTTGAAGCAGTTCCGTTTCCTATCGAAATCGCATCAATTTTATAAGAATTGACCATCGAACGGATTTTTTTCATTGCCATAGCGCTTTCATTTTGTGGCGCATGCGGATAAATGGTTTCATTGTACAACAAATCTCCTTTTTCATCCAGGCAAACCACTTTACAACCGGATCTAAAACCGGGATCAATCGCCAAAATTCGTTTTTCGCCCAAAGGCGGTGCTAATAAAAGCTGACCTAAATTATTGGCAAAAACCTGAATAGAATTGGCATCTGCTTTGGCTTTGGCTTCCTGCAAGGTTTCATTAGAAATTGCCGGATTTAACAATCGTTTGAAACTGTCTTCGATTGCCAATTGCACATGTGGTGTGGCCGGGCTTTGTCCTTTTAACACCAATTCATCAATAATATCATAAGCTTCGTCAATATCCACTTCGACCTTGAACTTGATAAAACCTTCATTTTCGGCGCGAAGCATTGCCAATAATCTGTGTGAAGGCGTTTTGGTCAAGGGTTCTGACCAATCAAAATATTGATTGAATTTTTGGGCCGCTTCTTCGTCTTTTTTGCTTTTTACAACCTTAGTTGTAATGGTTGCTTTACGTTCGTACAAACGACGCAATTGTTTGCGAACATAAATATTTTCGTTAATCCATTCGGCTATAATATCCCGAGCTCCTTGCAAAGCGGCGTCTTCATTAATAACATTTTTATTCAAATATTTCGTAGCTAAGAAATCAACATCGTCTTTTCCTTGCGCCATGATGATTTTTGCCAAAGGTTCTAAACCGTTTTCACGAGCCACATCGGCTTTTGTTTTTTTCTTCTTTTTGAAAGGCAGGTAAAAATCTTCAATTTCTTGTAAATCAAAACTTTGTTGGATTTTTTTCTCTAATTCTGGCGTTAATTGTTTTTGTTCTTCAATTGATTTGAGAATAGCTTCTTTACGTTTTACGATTACTTCATATTCTTTTTGAAGTTTAGCAATTTGCTCAATTTGAACTTCATCCAGATTTCCAGTTGTATCTTTTCGATAACGAGAAATAAACGGAATGGTGCAATCTTCTTGTAAAAGTTCAACTGTTTTTTGAATGTTTATAGCTGCTGTTGCAACCGCTTTTTTTATGAAATCTATATTTGTCATTCTAGTTTGTTATTTTTTTCCAAAGGATAAATTTAGTTTAATCCATATGCGAAAATACTATCTTTAACTTTTAATTAATCACCAATAATGATTTTATTCTACGTTTTTTTAGGACTTAATTTATTCACTTTTTTAATTATTGGCTACGACAAATATTTAGCCAAAAGAAATAAAAGAAGAATTCCAGAGAAAACACTTTTAAGCTTAGTCTTTTTTGGTGGGACAGTTGGTTCAGGATTAGGAATGCTGATTTTTAGACATAAAACAGCAAAAAGAAGCTATTTATTGAAGTTTTTTGGAATTGTTATATTTCAAATTGTAATTCTATATACTTTTTTTATACAGAAATAATTACTATAAAATAATAAGCTTTAAATTCAGTTAATAGAAAACAAAAAAGCCCGGTAAATTACCGAGCTCTAATCTTATTTGGTGCGAAGCACCTAGAATTTTTTAGCAAGAAATCTTGTCAACTCTATTTTGATGTCTTCCTCCTTCAAATGCAGTATTTAAAAAAGTTTCTACTATTTCAACTGCTTGTTGAATTGAAGTAAAACGAGCTGGAATACTAACAATGTTTGCATTATTATGTAATCTTGTCAACTCAGCAATTTCTTTTGTCCAACACAAACCTGCTCTTACTTTTTGATGTTTATTAACCGTCATAGCAATTCCGTTTCCGCTTCCGCAAATAACAATACCATAATCAGCCTTTCCTTCAGAAACATCTGTTGCAACCGGATGTGCAAAATCAGGATAATCTACGCTATCAGTTGTGTCAGTTCCATAATTAGTTACTTCGTGGCCTTTTTCTATTAACATTTCAACAATGGCTTTTTTATACTCCGGTCCTGCGTGATCGTTTCCTATTGAGATTTTCATTCTATATATATTAAGTTGTGTGCTGCAAATTTACCAAAAGATTATCGGATTTAATAAATGAAGGTTTTGTTTATTTGTTAAAAAATGAACAGTCTAAAATGACTCCATCTAAAATAATTCATAACTGTCTTATTATTAAAAAACTAGCTACTTATCAACATTTTTTAAAATTTATAAAACATTGGAAATCAATTGCTATTATATAATTTATTTGTTAAAATTTTGCATTGTTAATAGCAAAACCTAAATAACTGAAAATCAGTTAACTTTAAGTTAACATAAATTGTTCATAACTTGGGATAGAATTTTAGAAGTATTTTTTGCTTGTGTCGAAAAAATAAGTAATCCAAAACCCACTTTTAAAAACCTAATTTAGTTTGGTGAATTTTTAGAAAAGTTATCAATATTTAAAAATGGTTTATCAACAGAAATTTTAAAAAGACTTATTTACAATTTGAAAGCTTTTTAGTTTATCAACCGTTGTTAATTAAAATTCAAAAACGCTTTAAAATTAATTCTTTAGCTACAAATAACACTGTTGATAACTCTGAATAACATACTAAAACTTCATTTCAATGCTTTTCAAAATAAATTTATTGCCACTATTAACACACTATAATAACCATTAAAAAATTATTTAAATTTAAATTTTCTTTTTTTTGTATTATATATATGTTGACAACTTTGAAAGAATCAAACAATTTTTAAATTGTTACCGTATTTCATTTCTTGAAGAATTGTCTTGACAGTTTCAACGTCGTTAGGATGAATCTTGAGTTTGATTCCTCCCAAGGCAGTTGAGTACATGGGAACGATGGAGGACATTATTTCGTTTTCAAAATAATACTGCAGTCCTTCCTGATCCAATCGGTGTTTTAGAATTTCGATTTCATGGATGTAATCAAAAATAGCAATGGTTATAAAGGCTTCCATTTTTAGTGTTTTTATAAAGATACGACTATTCTTTAAAGTTATATTTTCTGTAAAACTTACTTCTTTTCTTTATAACTGCGCAACAATTTTGTAATTTCGAGCTTTAAGAAAAGATTTATGGGAAAAAGATTAAGAAAGCCGGTAAAAAAAGAGAAAGATTTCTCTGAAAAAATTATAAAAATATTATCGCAAAATGCCAATAAAGCATTCAATTATAAGCAAATAGGAGCAAAGTTAGAGCTCGACGATACCCAAAGCAGAAACCAGATTATCAAAGATTTGAAGATTTTGGCTGCACAAAAAAAAATTATTGAATCCGAACCCGGAAAATATTTAATAAAAGCAGTAAGCAAAGATTATTACGAAGGAAAAATTGATATGACAGGCCGTAAAACGGCTTATTTTGTTTGCGCTGATTTAGAAGAAGATGTTTTTATTCCGACCAATAATTTAAATCATGCTTTAGATAAAGATACCGTAAAAGTATATGTTTACAATCGCAGAAAGGGGAAAAGACCGGAAGGCGAAGTTATTGAAGTGATCGAAAGACATAAAACGGACTTTGTTGGAGTAATTGATATTCAGAAGAATTTTTCTTTTGTGTCAACAGCCAATCCAAAAATGTATACCGATATTTTTATTCCAAAAGACAAAATAGGCGAGGCAGAGCAAGGAGATGTGGTTTTGGTTCATATTGAAGATTGGCCTGCAAGAGCCGATAGTCCTTTTGGAAAAGTGATAAAAGTATTAGGAAAACCGGGAGAACATGATACTGAAATTCATGCTATTTTGGCCGAATATGGTTTGCCCGCTGAGTTTCCTATTGAAGTAGAAACTTTTGCACAAAAAATTGATACTTCGATTCAGGAAAGCGAGATTGCAAAGCGTCGTGATATGCGTGATACTTTGACATTTACTATTGACCCAAAAGATGCTAAGGATTTTGATGATGCCTTATCATTTAAAAAGTTAGAAAATGGAAATTACGAAATTGGTATTCATATTGCCGATGTTTCTTACTATCTGGAAGAAGGAACCATCTTAGATGATGAAGCTTATCAAAGAGCTACTTCGGTTTATCTTGTAGATAGGGTAGTACCCATGTTACCCGAAGTTTTATCCAATTTTGCCTGTTCATTGCGTCCAAATGAAGAAAAATATACCTTCTCGGCTGTATTTGAAATTACCGATAAATGTGAAGTTATCAACCAATGGTTTGGAAGAACCGTGATTTATTCCAATCAGCGATTTGCTTATGAAGAAGCGCAATACATCATCGAGACAAAAGACGATGTAATTCCGGAAGAAATTTCGATAACGGGATCTTCCTATAAAGTTTCGGAAGAAATTGTCTCTGCGACTCTAAAAATGGATGAATTAGCCAAGATTTTCAGACGAAAAAGAATGAATGAAGGAGCTATTTCTTTTGATAAAGTAGAAGTAAAATTCAACTTGAATGAAGAAGGAGAACCAGAAGGCGTTTATTTTAAAGTATCAAAAGATGCCAATCATTTGATTGAAGAATTCATGCTTTTGGCCAATAGAAAAGTGGCAGAATACATTGGAAAACAAAAGAAAACTTTTATTTATAGAATTCACGATGAACCCAATGAAGATAAATTAATCGCCATGCAAACGGTGATTGCTAAATTTGGTTATAAAATTGATTTTAGAAATAAAGGCGATATTTCCAAATCATTGAATGCTTTGATGGAAGAAGTAAACGGTAAAAAAGAGCAAAATCTAATTGATACTTTGGCCATTAGAAGTATGAGTAAGGCCAAATATTCTACGGATAATATTGGTCATTACGGATTGGCTTTTGATTATTATTCGCATTTTACTTCGCCAATTCGTCGTTATCCTGACGTTATGGTACACCGTTTGTTACAGTTTTATTTAGATGGAGCAAAGTCTGCTGATGAAGAGTTGTATGAAACGAAGTGTTTACATTGTTCCACAATGGAAGGTTTAGCTACAAATGCCGAACGTGATTCGATTAAATACATGCAGGTAAAATACATGCAAGATCATCAGGATCAGGAGTTTTTGGGTGTAATTTCGGGCGTGACCGAATGGGGAATTTATGTAGAAATCATTGAAAATAAATGTGAAGGTATGGTTCGTATTCGAGATATAAAAGATGATTATTATACTTTCGATGAAAAACAATATGCTTTGGTAGGAGCAACTTCAAACAAGTTATTACAATTAGGAGATGAAATTTTCGTTAAAGTTAAAAACGCTGATTTAGTTAAAAAACAATTGGATTTTAATTTTTTGAGAAGAATAGAAGAAACAATAAAATAAAAATAGTAGAAAATGAAAAAAGTAGTAGTAGTTGCATTTGCAATCGTTTCACAAATTACATTTGCACAAGTAACTAAAAAAATAGGCGATTTTAATCAATTGAAAGTCTATGATAAATTAAAAGTTGAATTAATAGAATCTTCGGAGAATAAAGTAGTTATAAGCGGTAAAAGGGAAAATGAAGTAGAGGTAGTAAATAAAAATGGCGAATTAAAATTAAGAATGCCATTTCCTAAATTGTTATCCGGAGAAGATATAAGTATTAAATTGTATTTTAAAAGTATTGATGGAATTACGGCAAGCGAGGGTTCTTATATATCAAGCGATGCTGTTTTTAAACAAACAATTTTAGATTTAAGTGCAAAAGAAGGTTCAGAAATTTATTTAGAACTAGACACTCAAAAAGCGAATGTAAAAGCGGTGACTGGCGGAATCATTGAATTAATAGGGAAGGCTATAAATCAAGATGTAAGTATTATGTCAGGCGGAAGCTTAAGATCAAAAGGATTAAAGACTTCACAAACAACTATTACTGTTTCTGCTGGAGGAAATGCCGAAATTAATGCTTCAGTATTAGTTGATGCAAAAGTGAAAGCTGGAGGATCTATTTTTATTTATGGAAAACCGAAACAAATCAATCAACAAACAATTTTAGGCGGAACAATTATAGAAAAAGAATAAAAATTATGTAATTTTATTCTAACAAAATTTGAATTTTTAATGATAAACGATATTTTATCTGGTATTCCTTGGGGAATATTTTTAAGTTTTATGATAGGTCCGGTTTTCTTTATTTTACTTGAAACAAGTATTATAAAGGGATTTAGAGCAGCTTTAGTTTTTGATTTAGGAGTTGTTTTAGGGGATATTATTTTTATTGCAATTGCTTATTTAGGGAGTTTTAGATTAATACAAAGTTTAAAAGACAAACCGGCACTTTTTATTTTTGGCGGAATATTGATGTTAGCTTATGGTGTAATTTCTTTTATAGGATTAAGAAAGGAAAAAAAAATAAACACTAAAGAGATCGATAGTGAAATTATCAAGAAAAATTACCTTAGTCTTTTTATAAAAGGTTTATTTTTAAACATCATTAATATTGGTGTTTTAGGTTTTTGGTTGGCAATTATTATATCGGTAGGACCAAAATTAGAGATGCAAACTTCCAGAATGTTTACTTTTTTTAGCACTGTAATCATTACATATTTATTGATCGATTGTCTTAAAATAGTATTAGCTAAACAGCTAAAAACTAAAATGACTCCTTCTAATATTTTAAAAATTAAAAAAGGAATCAGTATTGTTTTGATGGTTTTTGGAACTGTGTTGATCACTCAAGGTTGGTTTCCAAAAGAAAAAGAAATGGTGAAAAAAGCATTTGAAAAAATAGAATAATAATAGTTTACTTAAGTATATAAACCGCTCAATTTGAGCGGTTTTTTTATTTTTATCCGTTTTGTGTGGATTCGAGCTTATGTTTTATTTATTTTTTTATAAGAATATTGTGATAAAACATAGCTATAAACTTGTCATTCCGATGAAGGAGGAATCTCATCAAAATATTCACCTAACGGAGATTCCTCCTTCATCGGAATGACAGATTAAATATTGAATTTAGGTTCCTAAAAATTAGACATAAAAAAACCTCCAAATTGCTTTGAAGGTTTTGAGGTATCGTATGGATTCGAACTGTAGTTTATTTAATTTTTCTTAAAAATTAGACCTAAAAAAAACCTCCAAATTGCTTTGAAGGTTTTGAGGCATCGTGCGGATTCGAACCGCAGTAGGAGCTTTTGCAGAGCCCAGCCTAGCCACTCGGCCACGACGCCATTATTGAATGGATTGCAAAAGTACTTAAAAAGTTTAAAGTTTAAAAGCTTAAAGTTTAAAATTTTCAAAAAAACAATAAGTTTTATTTTTTCGAATCTAAGCTTTAACTTCTATATTCTTCCAATTCGATAGTAACTGCTTCAACATCACCTCCAATAGGAGGATTTAGTTTTGAAACACCAACGAGGATTCTGGAAACTGTAGGAATTTCATCAAAGATCCTTTTAATGATACGATGTGCGACATGTTCTAATAAATGGGAACGAATAGCCATTTCTTCCTCTACAATTTTATTCAAAAGCACATAATCAACCGTATCATGTAAATTATCTGATAAACAAGATTTTCTCAAATCGGTTTTAATTTCTAAGTCTACTGAATAATCAGAACCAATTTTTCCTTCTTCTAGTAAACATCCATGATAAGAATAAGTGCGGATATTTTTTAATTTTATAGTTCCCATTTTAGCGTATTTGTTAATTTGATGGTTCTTTTATTTGATAAAAGTACGAATAATTTCTTTTTTGGATTGCAATACTAAAATAAACAACTTAGTGATTAATCGTTTCCGCAACTATTTTGGTAACTTTGCTTCTTTAATACATGAATATGTCAACTGAAGAAAAATCACTCCATTTTATAGAACAAATTATTGAAGAAAACCTAGCAAAGGGTTTTTCTCAGGATCAATTACGTTTTCGTTTTCCGCCAGAACCTAATGGGTATTTACACATTGGCCATGCCAAATCTATTTGTTTGAATTTTGGTTTAGGATTGCGTTACAATGCGCCGGTAAATTTGCGTTTTGATGATACCAATCCTGCCAAAGAAGAGCAAGAATATGTAGATGCAATTAAAGAAGATTTGCAATGGTTGGGTTTTAATTGGGCCGAAGAACGCTATGCGTCT is a window of Flavobacterium acetivorans DNA encoding:
- the folB gene encoding dihydroneopterin aldolase; the protein is MGTIKLKNIRTYSYHGCLLEEGKIGSDYSVDLEIKTDLRKSCLSDNLHDTVDYVLLNKIVEEEMAIRSHLLEHVAHRIIKRIFDEIPTVSRILVGVSKLNPPIGGDVEAVTIELEEYRS
- a CDS encoding head GIN domain-containing protein; the encoded protein is MKKVVVVAFAIVSQITFAQVTKKIGDFNQLKVYDKLKVELIESSENKVVISGKRENEVEVVNKNGELKLRMPFPKLLSGEDISIKLYFKSIDGITASEGSYISSDAVFKQTILDLSAKEGSEIYLELDTQKANVKAVTGGIIELIGKAINQDVSIMSGGSLRSKGLKTSQTTITVSAGGNAEINASVLVDAKVKAGGSIFIYGKPKQINQQTILGGTIIEKE
- a CDS encoding LysE family translocator, whose protein sequence is MINDILSGIPWGIFLSFMIGPVFFILLETSIIKGFRAALVFDLGVVLGDIIFIAIAYLGSFRLIQSLKDKPALFIFGGILMLAYGVISFIGLRKEKKINTKEIDSEIIKKNYLSLFIKGLFLNIINIGVLGFWLAIIISVGPKLEMQTSRMFTFFSTVIITYLLIDCLKIVLAKQLKTKMTPSNILKIKKGISIVLMVFGTVLITQGWFPKEKEMVKKAFEKIE
- the rnr gene encoding ribonuclease R; this encodes MGKRLRKPVKKEKDFSEKIIKILSQNANKAFNYKQIGAKLELDDTQSRNQIIKDLKILAAQKKIIESEPGKYLIKAVSKDYYEGKIDMTGRKTAYFVCADLEEDVFIPTNNLNHALDKDTVKVYVYNRRKGKRPEGEVIEVIERHKTDFVGVIDIQKNFSFVSTANPKMYTDIFIPKDKIGEAEQGDVVLVHIEDWPARADSPFGKVIKVLGKPGEHDTEIHAILAEYGLPAEFPIEVETFAQKIDTSIQESEIAKRRDMRDTLTFTIDPKDAKDFDDALSFKKLENGNYEIGIHIADVSYYLEEGTILDDEAYQRATSVYLVDRVVPMLPEVLSNFACSLRPNEEKYTFSAVFEITDKCEVINQWFGRTVIYSNQRFAYEEAQYIIETKDDVIPEEISITGSSYKVSEEIVSATLKMDELAKIFRRKRMNEGAISFDKVEVKFNLNEEGEPEGVYFKVSKDANHLIEEFMLLANRKVAEYIGKQKKTFIYRIHDEPNEDKLIAMQTVIAKFGYKIDFRNKGDISKSLNALMEEVNGKKEQNLIDTLAIRSMSKAKYSTDNIGHYGLAFDYYSHFTSPIRRYPDVMVHRLLQFYLDGAKSADEELYETKCLHCSTMEGLATNAERDSIKYMQVKYMQDHQDQEFLGVISGVTEWGIYVEIIENKCEGMVRIRDIKDDYYTFDEKQYALVGATSNKLLQLGDEIFVKVKNADLVKKQLDFNFLRRIEETIK